In the Salvelinus fontinalis isolate EN_2023a chromosome 34, ASM2944872v1, whole genome shotgun sequence genome, one interval contains:
- the LOC129833933 gene encoding glycoprotein-N-acetylgalactosamine 3-beta-galactosyltransferase 1-like, with translation SYLDKADWFLKADDDTYVIVENLRLLLSRFSPDKPVYLGRRFHRFVHQGYMSGGAGYVLSRESGRRYVRALHHGTCTKSTSAEDLLLGFCLQKLGVPAGDSRDHQHRETFHPLWLGKLLCTDDILPKWFHQYNYYPSKVGPDCCSNSSVSFHYVEPVRMYMLDYFLYHLCPVGGHSPKLGETREE, from the exons AGTTACCTAGACAAGGCTGACTGGTTCCTCAAAGCTGATGATGACACCTATGTAATTGTGGAAAACTTGCGTCTGCTCCTGTCTCGGTTCAGCCCAGACAAGCCTGTGTATCTGGGCAGGCGTTTTCACCGCTTTGTCCATCAAGGCTACATGAGTGGTGGTGCTGGCTATGTACTGAGCCGCGAGTCTGGGAGACGCTACGTCAGGGCCCTGCACCATGGAACCTGCACCAAGTCCACCTCTGCAGAGGACCTACTGCTGGGCTTCTGCCTCCAGAAGCTGGGAGTCCCGGCAGGGGACTCTAGAGACCACCAACACAGGGAAACCTTCCACCCCCTGTGGCTGGGTAAACTTCTCTGTACCGATGACATACTGCCCAAATGGTTCCACCAGTACAACTATTACCCTTCCAAAGTG ggTCCAGACTGTTGCTCCAATTCATCTGTATCCTTCCATTACGTTGAGCCAGTCAGAATGTACATGCTAGATTACTTCCTGTATCATCTCTGTCCAGTGGGTGGCCACAGCCCAAAGCTGGGTGAGACCAGAGAGGAATAA